In the Apteryx mantelli isolate bAptMan1 chromosome 1, bAptMan1.hap1, whole genome shotgun sequence genome, one interval contains:
- the LOC136991013 gene encoding olfactory receptor 51L1-like encodes MEHPCFTLPGTNSSQTRTPSFLLGGFPAGETAQMGSAVSLCSTYLLALLGNCTVLSIIKVEESLHAPMYLLLATLAVADLGLSTSTFPSMLMTLWLEAREISFGICVAQMFFIHTFTDIESAVILAMAFDRYVAIRHPLRYSSILTNSVIIKICVAIIMRTILILLPLTVLLVQLCFTRVNKLSHPYCLHPDIIKHAGSDTRINSVYGLFALLSTLGLDLLLVLLSYVLILKTVLNIATWRERLKALNTCISHVCAVLLFFIPMICLSMLHRFGKHVSPHVYTFVANLHFLAPPILNPIIYSVKTKVIRRRILRMFCQRGVCNSRAAICHQSRHDGHG; translated from the coding sequence ATGGAGCATCCTTGTTTCACCCTACCCGGGACCAACAGCAGTCAGACCAGGACGCCATCGTTCCTTTTGGGTGGCTTTCCAGCAGGGGAAACTGCTCAGATGGGGTCTGCTGTATCCCTCTGCTCCACATACCTGCTGGCACTGCTGGGGAACTGCACTGTCCTTTCCATCATTAAGGTAGAGGAGAGTCTCCATGCACCCATGTATCTCCTCCTTGCTACGCTGGCTGTGGCTGACCTCGGCTTGTCCACATCCACCTTCCCAAGCATGCTGATGACGCTGtggctggaggccagagagatcAGTTTTGGCATCTGCGTTGCCCAAATGTTTTTCATTCACACCTTCACAGATATTGAATCTGCCGTCATTCTGGCTATGGCCTTTGATCGCTACGTGGCCATCCGCCACCCCCTACGATATTCCTCCATCCTCACCAACTCAGTGATCATCAAGATATGTGTGGCAATCATTATGAGGACCATCCTTATCCTATTGCCACTCACAGTCCTGCTGGTCCAGCTCTGTTTCACCAGGGTCAACAAGCTCTCCCATCCCTACTGTTTGCACCCAGACATCATCAAACACGCAGGCTCGGACACAAGAATCAACAGTGTCTATGGGCTTTTTGCACTTCTCTCCACCCTGGGTTTGGACTTGCTTTTAGTCCTCCTGTCCTATGTTCTCATCCTTAAGACCGTCCTGAACATTGCAACTTGGAGGGAGCGTCTCAAAGCCCTCAACACCTGTATCTCCCATGTCTGTGCTGTCCTCTTATTCTTTATCCCCATGATCTGCCTGTCCATGCTGCACCGCTTTGGGAAGCACGTATCCCCCCACGTCTACACTTTTGTAGCCAACCTCCATTTCCTTGCACCACCCATCCTCAATCCCATCATTTACAGTGTGAAAACCAAAGTGATCCGCAGACGCATACTGAGGATGTTCTGTCAAAGAGGGGTCTGCAACTCTAGGGCTGCCATTTGTCACCAAAGCCGACATGATGGTCATGGCTAA
- the LOC136991014 gene encoding olfactory receptor 52Z1P-like has product MADVNHTAFRPGTFLLVGIPGLEKFHLWISLPFFSMYIFALLGNLVLLFTIVREQSLHKPMYLFLSALTLADLLLSTTTVPRMLAIFWFRVRDISFGACLAQMFLGHFIFIAESGILVGMAFDRYVAICNPLRYVTLLTHSVIWRIELAAVVRSFCIVLPALFLLLRLSYCRNRVIPHSYCEHMGVARLACTSIKVNIVYGLTAILLSLGIDVVLIAVSYGLILRAVFQLPSAGARRKAMSTCGSHLCIILLFYVPAFFSFFTHRFGGHSIPRHVHILLACLYVVVPPMLNPVIYGMNNKQIHETVIEMLLLQKGLEAKLGCSISEGLQVSRPVTCFYPGKCWTIYALMGPPVVAPTE; this is encoded by the exons atggcagacgtcaatcacacagccttccggccaggaacattcctccttgttggcatcccaggcctggagaagtttcacctctggatttctctccccttcttctccatgtatatttttgcccttctaggcaacttagtcttgctatttaccatagtgagagagcaaagcctccacaagcctatgtaccttttcctttcgGCATTAACActagcagacttgctcttatctaccactacagtgcccaggatgttagctattttctggttcagagtgaGGGACATCTCTTTTGGTGCATGTCTTGCTCAGATGTTTCTcggtcattttatttttattgcagagtcaggaattctggtgggcatggcctttgatcggtatgttgccatctgcaaccccctgagatatgtgactttattgacccactcagtcatatggagaatagagctggcagctgttgtcagaagctTCTGCATCGTCCTCCcagctctttttctgcttctaaggctgtcttactgcagaaacCGTGTTATCCCACATTCGTACTGTGAGCACATGGGTGTAGCCAGACtggcctgcacaagcataaaagtcaatATTGTGTATGGTTTAACAGCTATCCTGCTGTCGTTAGGGATAGATGTAGTGCTCATTGCCGTGTCTTACggactgattctcagggctgtcttccagctgccctccgcaggtgcccgtcgcaaagctatgagcacctgtggctcccacctctgcatcatcctcCTGTTCTACGTGCCagcattcttctcctttttcacacATCGgtttggtggccacagcatcccgcgccacgtccacatcctgctggcctgtctctacgtagtggttccccccatgctaaatccTGTCATTTATGGAATGAACAACAAGCAGATTCAtgagacagtaat AGAGATGCTGCTCCTGCAAAAGGGTTTGGAGGCAAAGCTTGGGTGCAGCATTTCCGAGGGTCTCCAGGTCTCCAGGCCTGTGACCTGCTTTTACCCAGGGAAGTGTTGGACCATCTACGCCCTG